Proteins from one Pongo abelii isolate AG06213 chromosome 19, NHGRI_mPonAbe1-v2.0_pri, whole genome shotgun sequence genomic window:
- the ALOX12B gene encoding arachidonate 12-lipoxygenase, 12R-type translates to MATYKVRVATGTDLLSGTRDSISLTIVGTQGESHKQLLNHFGRDFATGAVDQYTVQCPQDLGELIIIRLHKERYSFFPKDPWYCNYVQICAPNGCIYHFPAYQWMDGYETLALREATGKTTADDSLPILLEHRREEIRAKQDFYHWRVFLPGLPSYVHIPSYRPRVRRHRNPNRPEWNGYIPGFPILINFKATKFLNLNLRYSFLKTASFFVRLGPMALAFKVRGLLDCKHSWKRLKDISKIFPGKKSVVSEYVAEHWAEDTFFGYQYLNGVNPGLIRRCTRIPDKFPVTDDMVAPFLGEGTCLQAELEKGNIYLADYRIMEGIPTVELSGRKQHHCAPLCLLHFGPEGKMMPIAIQLSQTPGPDCPIFLPSDSEWDWLLAKTWVRYAEFYSHEAIAHLLETHLIAEAFCLALLRNLPMCHPLYKLLIPHTRYTVQINSIGRAVLLNEGGLSAKGMSLGVEGFAGVMVRALSELTYDSLYLPNDFVERGVQDLPGYYYRDDSLAVWNALERYVTEIITYYYPSDAAVEGDPELQSWVQEIFKECLLGRESSGFPRCLRTVPELIRYVTIVIYTCSAKHAAVNTGQMEFTAWMPNFPASMRNPPIQAKGLTTLETFMDTLPDVKTTCITLLVLWTLSREPDDRRPLGHFPDIHFVEEAPRRSIEAFRQRLNQISHDIRQRNKCLPIPYYYLDPVLIENSISI, encoded by the exons ATGGCCACCTACAAAGTCAGGGTGGCCACAGGCACCGACCTCTTGTCGGGAACACGGGACTCCATCTCACTGACCATTGTGGGGACGCAAGGAGAGAGCCATAAGCAGCTGCTGAACCATTTTGGGAGAGACTTTGCAACTGGGGcg GTGGACCAGTACACCGTGCAGTGCCCGCAGGACCTGGGTGAGCTCATCATCATCCGCCTGCACAAAGAGCGGTACTCCTTCTTCCCCAAGGACCCTTGGTACTGCAACTACGTGCAGATCTGTGCCCCCAACGGCTGTATCTACCACTTCCCCGCCTACCAGTGGATGGATGGCTACGAGACCCTGGCACTCCGGGAGGCCACAG GAAAGACAACAGCAGATGACTCGCTCCCCATCCTCCTGGAGCACAGAAGAGAGGAGATCAGAGCCAAGCAGGACTTCTACCA CTGGCGAGTCTTTCTTCCTGGCCTGCCCAGCTATGTGCACATTCCCAGTTACCGCCCTCGGGTCCGGAGGCATCGCAACCCCAACCGGCCTGA GTGGAACGGCTATATTCCGGGATTCCCAATTCTCATCAACTTTAAGGCCACCAAGTTCCTGAACTTAAATCTCCGCTACTCCTTCCTCAAGACGGCCTCCTTCTTCGTCCGCCTGGGGCCCAT GGCACTGGCTTTCAAAGTCCGCGGCCTGTTGGACTGCAAACATTCGTGGAAGAGGCTGAAGGACATTAGCAAAATTTTCCCTGGCAAGAAATCTGTCGTCTCCG AGTACGTGGCCGAGCACTGGGCAGAGGACACCTTCTTTGGGTACCAGTACCTCAACGGCGTCAACCCCGGCCTGATTCGCCGCTGCACGCGGATCCCAGACAAGTTCCCCGTCACAGACGACATGGTGGCTCCGTTCCTGGGCGAGGGAACGTGCTTGCAAGCGGAGCTGGAG AAGGGGAACATTTACCTGGCCGACTACCGCATCATGGAGGGCATCCCCACCGTGGAGCTCAGCGGCCGGAAGCAGCACCACTGCGCCCCCCTCTGCCTGCTGCACTTCGGACCCGAGGGCAAGATGATGCCCATCGCCATCCAG CTCAGCCAGACCCCTGGGCCAGATTGCCCCATCTTCCTGCCCAGTGATTCTGAGTGGGACTGGCTGCTAGCCAAGACGTGGGTACGCTATGCGGAGTTCTACAGCCACGAGGCCATCGCCCACCTGCTGGAGACCCACCTCATTGCCGAGGCCTTCTGCCTGGCCTTGCTGAGGAACCTGCCCATGTGCCACCCACTCTACAAG CTCCTCATCCCCCATACCCGATACACCGTCCAGATCAACAGCATTGGCCGGGCCGTTCTCCTCAATGAGGGGGGGCTCTCTGCCAAG GGCATGTCCCTGGGCGTGGAAGGCTTTGCTGGGGTGATGGTACGGGCTCTGTCAGAGCTCACCTATGacagcctctacctccccaaTGACTTTGTGGAGCGTGGGGTCCAGGACCTGCCTGGATATTACTACCGCGATGACAGCTTGGCggtgtggaatgcactggagag GTATGTGACGGAGATCATCACCTATTATTACCCGAGTGACGCAGCCGTGGAGGGTGACCCGGAATTGCAGTCCTGGGTGCAGGAAATATTTAAAGAGTGCCTCCTCGGGCGGGAGAGCTCAG GCTTCCCCAGGTGCTTGCGAACCGTGCCTGAGCTGATCCGATATGTCACCATAGTCATCTACACCTGCTCTGCCAAGCACGCTGCTGTCAACACAGGCCAG ATGGAGTTCACCGCCTGGATGCCCAACTTCCCAGCGTCCATGCGGAATCCACCGATTCAGGCTAAGGGGCTGACCACTCTGGAGACCTTCATGGACACGTTGCCGGACGTGAAGACCACGTGCATCACGCTGCTGGTGCTCTGGACCCTCAGCCGCGAGCCTGACGACAGG CGGCCCCTGGGACACTTCCCGGACATTCACTTCGTGGAGGAGGCCCCGCGGAGGAGCATAGAGGCGTTCCGCCAGCGCCTGAACCAGATCTCACACGACATCCGCCAGCGCAACAAGTGCCTTCCCATCCCCTACTACTACCTGGACCCGGTGCTGATCGAGAACAGCATTTCTATTTAG